From a region of the Mus pahari chromosome 12, PAHARI_EIJ_v1.1, whole genome shotgun sequence genome:
- the Tmem41a gene encoding transmembrane protein 41A yields MRALLGLLLVFGGCTFALYLLSTRLPLGPRLAAAGEPEGRSLWFPSDLAELRELSEVLREYRKEHQAYVFLLFCSAYLYKQGFAIPGSSFLNVLAGALFGPWLGLLLCCVLTSVGATGCYLLSSIFGKQLVISYFPDKVALLQRKVEENRSSLFFFLLFLRLFPMTPNWFLNLSAPILNIPIVQFFFSVLIGLIPYNFICVQTGSILSTLTSLDALFSWETILKLLAIALVALVPGTLIKKFSQKHLTLSQTSDIGRLDLRKDA; encoded by the exons ATGCGCGCGCTGCTCGGCTTGCTCCTCGTATTCGGAGGCTGCACCTTCGCGCTATACCTGCTCTCCACGCGGCTGCCCTTGGGGCCGAGGCTGGCGGCGGCTGGGGAACCCGAAGGCCG GTCTCTGTGGTTCCCCTCTGATCTGGCAGAGCTGCGGGAGCTCTCTGAAGTTCTTCGAGAGTACCGGAAAGAGCACCAGGCCTACGtgttcctgctcttctgcagTGCCTACCTCTACAAGCAGGGCTTCGCTATCCCTGGCTCCAGCTTCCTG AATGTCTTGGCCGGTGCCTTGTTCGGGCCATGGCTGGGACTTTTGCTGTGCTGCGTGCTGACATCCGTGGGTGCCACAGGCTGTTACCTGCTTTCCAGTATTTTTGGCAAACAGCTGGTCATCTCCTACTTTCCTGATAAAGTGGCCCTGCTGCAGAGGAAG GTGGAGGAGAACAGAAGCAGCCTGTTCTTTTTCCTGCTGTTCCTCAGACTCTTCCCCATGACACCGAACTGGTTCTTGAACCTCTCGGCCCCGATTCTGAACATCCCCATTGTGCAGTTTTTCTTCTCAGTGCTTATCG GTTTGATCCCTTACAATTTCATCTGCGTGCAGACGGGCTCCATCCTGTCCACCCTCACCTCTCTGGATGCCCTCTTCTCTTGGGAGACCATCTTGAAGCTCTTGGCCATTGCCCTGGTCGCTTTGGTTCCGGGAACGCTCATCAAAAAATTTAGCCAGAAGCACCTGACGCTGAGTCAAACAAGCGACATCGGCCGCCTGGACCTCAGGAAGGACGCGTGA
- the Liph gene encoding lipase member H, with translation MLRLCFLVSFMCLAKSDTDETCPSFTRLSFHSAVVGTGLSVRLMLYTQRDQACAQVINSTALGSLNVTRKTTFIIHGFRPTGSPPVWMEELVQSLISVQEMNVVVVDWNRGATTVIYPHASSKTKQVASILKEFIDQMLAKGASLDTIYMIGVSLGAHIAGFVGEMYEGKLGRVTGLDPAGPLFNGRPPEDRLDPSDALFVDIIHSDTDALGYKEALGHIDFYPNGGLDQPGCPKTIFGGIKYFKCDHQMSVYLYLASLQNNCSITAYPCDSYRDYRNGKCVSCGAGQIVSCPQVGYYADSWKEFLWDRDPPMTKAFFDTAETKPYCMYHYFVDIVSWNKSVRRGFITIKLRGEDGNITESKIDHEPSAFEKYHQVSLLARFNRDLDKVAEISLLFSTGSVVGPKYKLRVLQMKLRSLAHPDRPHLCRYDLVLTENVETSFQPILCPQRQM, from the exons ACACGGATGAAACATGCCCATCCTTCACCAGACTGAGCTTCCACAGTGCGGTGGTTGGTACCGGACTATCCGTGAGACTGATgctgtacacacagagagaccaggCCTGTGCACAGGTCATCAACTCCACAGCTCTGGGGAGCTTAAATGTGACCAGGAAAACCACTTTTATCATCCACGGTTTCCGGCCAACAGGCTCCCCTCCGGTTTGGATGGAGGAGCTGGTACAGAGTTTGATCAGCGTACAAGAGATGAATGTGGTGGTTGTCGACTGGAATCGAGGAGCGACGACTGTGATATACCCCCATGCGTCTAGCAAGACCAAACAAGTAGCTTCGATTTTGAAGGAATTTATCGACCAGATGTTG GCCAAAGGAGCTTCTCTGGACACCATTTACATGATTGGAGTAAGTCTAGGAGCCCACATAGCTGGATTTGTTGGCGAGATGTATGAGGGGAAGCTGGGGAGAGTCACAG gTCTTGACCCCGCAGGCCCTTTATTCAACGGGAGACCTCCTGAGGACAGATTAGACCCCAGCGACGCTCTGTTCGTGGACATCATCCACTCAGACACTGACG CACTAGGCTACAAGGAAGCCCTAGGGCACATAGACTTCTACCCAAATGGAGGACTGGATCAACCCGGTTGCCCCAAGACAATATTTGGAG GTATAAAGTACTTCAAGTGTGACCATCAGATGTCCGTCTACCTGTACCTTGCCTCCCTGCAAAATAACTGCTCCATCACGGCCTATCCCTGCGACTCCTACCGGGATTATAGGAATGGCAAGTGTGTCAGCTGTGGTGCTGGACAAATTGTGTCCTGTCCCCAAGTAG GCTACTATGCCGACAGCTGGAAAGAGTTCTTATGGGACAGAGATCCTCCGATGACAAAGGCGTTCTTCGACACAGCGGAGACAAAGCCATACTGCA TGTATCATTATTTTGTGGACATTGTATCTTGGAACAAGAGTGTAAGAAGAGGGTTCATTACAATCAAACTGAGAGGCGAAGATGGCAATATCACAGAATCCAAAATTGATCA TGAGCCATCTGCATTTGAGAAATACCATCAAGTGAGTCTCCTCGCAAGATTTAATCGTGATCTGGATAAAGTGGCAGAGATTTCCTTGTTGTTCTCCACAGGGTCTGTAGTGGGCCCAAAGTACAAACTCAGGGTCCTGCAGATGAAGCTGAGGTCCCTGGCCCATCCAGACAG GCCTCACTTGTGTCGATATGATCTCGTCCTTACGGAGAATGTTGAGACATCCTTCCAACCTATCCTGTGCCCCCAGCGGCAGATGTAG